In Musa acuminata AAA Group cultivar baxijiao chromosome BXJ2-8, Cavendish_Baxijiao_AAA, whole genome shotgun sequence, one genomic interval encodes:
- the LOC103993270 gene encoding uncharacterized protein LOC103993270 translates to MAAAAISELDPSKDAAAAAVVEEIVRLERKIFPKHESLAKSFHDELRKKNSGVMYLKTNKGKEGEEEIVGYVMYSWISSLCASITKLAVKESHRRQGHGEALLKAAIQRCRTRKIQRICLHVDPTRIAALSLYRKLGFQIDELIRHYYSPGRNAYRMYLEFDE, encoded by the exons atggcggcggcggcgatctCAGAATTGGATCCAAGTAAagacgcggcggcggcggcggtggtggaggaGATCGTGAGATTGGAGAGGAAGATTTTCCCCAAGCACGAATCACTTGCCAAATCCTTCCACGATGAGTTGAGGAAGAAGAACAGCGGAGTCATGTACCTGAAGACCAACaaaggaaaagaaggagaagaagagatcgTTGGGTATGTCATGTACTCCTGGATCTCCTCCCTGTGCGCTTCAATCACCAAACTTGCCG TGAAGGAGAGTCACAGAAGGCAGGGTCATGGAGAAGCTTTACTGAAAGCAGCAATCCAAAGGTGTAGAACGAGAAAAATTCAGAGGATTTGCCTTCATGTCGATCCTACCAGAATTGCTGCTCTTTCCCTTTACAGAAAGCTTGGCTTTCAGATCGACGAATTGATTCGACATTACTATTCTCCAGGGAGAAATGCTTACAGAATGTATTTGGAGTTTGATGAATAG